The genome window GGGGCACGACGAGATGCATGACCCAGCACCATTCGCCATCGGTGCTGTGGCGCTGAAGCTCGAGCAGGTGCGCTCCTCGGCGTGGCGCGGCCCCTGGGGTGATGGCGACGGAGTCGTTCGCCAACGACATCGGCGACGCCCCTGAATCCGGCATGTGCCGTCACGACACTCACCAGCCAAGGAGACCGTCCAGATGCAGGCGACCGACAAGCCACGCCACCGCAGCATCGCCGTGGACGGACTCGAGGTCTTCTACCGCGAGGCCGGCGCGGCGGACAAGCCCTGCGTGCTGCTGCTGCACGGCTTCCCGAGCTCCTCGCACACCTTCCGGGACGTGCTCTCGCCGCTGGCAGAGGTGAGCCGGGTCATCGCCCCGGACCTGCCGGGCTTCGGTTTCTCCTCCGCTCCCGGCGTCGACGAGTACGAGTACACGTTCGCCAACCTGGCCGACACAGTCGAGACGTTGCTCGAGCAGATCGGCGTCGACGAGTTCTTCGTCTACCTCCACGACTTCGGCGCCCCGGTCGGCTACCACCTCGCCACCCGGCGTCCCGAGCGCATCCTCGGGCTCATCGTGCAGAACGGCAACGCCCACGAGGACGGCCTGGGTAGCCAGTGGGACAGCACACGGGCCTTCTGGGCCGATCCTTCGGAGGCCAACCGTGCCCGGCTGCCCGAGTGGCTGAACTTCGAGGGCACTCGCGAGCAGTACCTGGGCGGGCTGCCGGAGCGGGCACGCGTCCTCCACCCGCCCGAGGCGTGGCACCTGGACTGGGAGCGGATGTCGCGGCCGGGCAACGTCGAAGCCCAGTTCCAGTTGTTCCGCGACTACGCCGGCCACGTCGCCCGGTTCGGCGAGCTGGCCGACTACCACCGGTCCCGCCAGCCGCCGTGCCTGCTGCTCTGGGGCCGCCACGACCCGTTCTTCGACCTGTCCGAGATCATGGGCTACGCGCGAGTGCTCGACCGGCTCGAGATGCACGTCTACGACGGCGGCCACCTCCTGCTCGAAACCCACGCGCCCGAGTGCGCCGCGGCAATCGCGTCCTTCGTCGCCGATGTCACCGCCGAGCGCGCCATGGCCGACGATGTCACCAGTCGTCGGCGCTGACGTAGTGCGCGTCCAAGCCGAACCGGAGCCGATCCGCGAGGACCAGGTCAAGCGGCTGCGCGCACCGCTGAACAACGAGCGCGTGCTGCTGCCGGACGCACTCGAACCGCTCTCGCTCGTCGAGCCGGACCCGCTCGACTCCCACCGGCCCGACCTGCTCGACTCCAATTAAGATCATCGGCGTGCCTTCTCTCGCTGAAGATTTCATGTTGCTAGTGCTCGACGACGAGTCCGGCCGTCCCCTCATCGACAGCGTGTCGCTGGAGCACGCGCTGGCGGGCGCGGTTCTGCTGGAACTCGTGAACACCGGCCGGGTGTCTCCCGCCGGCGCCGACGACGAAGACGTCAAAGAAGGCCGGCTGCTCGTGCGGGACGACTCGGCCACCGGTGATGCCGTGCTGGACGACGGGCTCAGCCGCTTGGAGAAGAAGCCCGTCAAGGCCAAGCGGGCTGTCGAGCTGCTCGTCAAGGGAATCCGCGCCGCGGTGCTGGAGCAGCTTGCGGAACGTGGCCTGATCACC of Saccharopolyspora erythraea contains these proteins:
- a CDS encoding GOLPH3/VPS74 family protein, whose translation is MPSLAEDFMLLVLDDESGRPLIDSVSLEHALAGAVLLELVNTGRVSPAGADDEDVKEGRLLVRDDSATGDAVLDDGLSRLEKKPVKAKRAVELLVKGIRAAVLEQLAERGLITTEKSKVLGVFPRKSWPALDTEHEGRIRERLNAVLLRGEEADAHISSLVVLLSAIRAVHKVVEGDKSALKARAKEVAEGDFAGPAVKSAIASVHAATANVVVVSGGS
- a CDS encoding alpha/beta fold hydrolase, yielding MQATDKPRHRSIAVDGLEVFYREAGAADKPCVLLLHGFPSSSHTFRDVLSPLAEVSRVIAPDLPGFGFSSAPGVDEYEYTFANLADTVETLLEQIGVDEFFVYLHDFGAPVGYHLATRRPERILGLIVQNGNAHEDGLGSQWDSTRAFWADPSEANRARLPEWLNFEGTREQYLGGLPERARVLHPPEAWHLDWERMSRPGNVEAQFQLFRDYAGHVARFGELADYHRSRQPPCLLLWGRHDPFFDLSEIMGYARVLDRLEMHVYDGGHLLLETHAPECAAAIASFVADVTAERAMADDVTSRRR